The DNA region ATTCATAATTCCGTTAATAACCGTTGCCAATGCTGCTACTTTAACAGGATCGGAGGTGTTTTTAATTTTGGTTTCGCCCATATTCAAATAGGCGATCGCATCTTCTTTATTGTTCGAAAAGCGCTCTAACTCTTCGTCAAGAAATTTCTTTAAAATCGATAATTCCTCTTTTGAGGTCTTTCGTCCTATACTCAACTGAAATGCCTTCTTTAACTGTAGTTCTTTATTTTCTTCAACCTCATCAATCAAACTTTCGGCAAGGACATATGAAGCTTCTATATATTGGGGATCGTTCAAAAGCACTAATGCTTGTAATGGCGTACTGGTCTCCCTTCTCTTAACCGTACAAACACTACGGTCTCCGCCATCAAAAATTTGCATAGACGGTGGTGCCGAGGTTCGCTTCCAAATCGTATAAAGACTTCTTCGGTACAAACCCTCCCCTGGCTGCTGTTTGTATTTGTAACGCCAAGGTTTGTTACTAATTTCGTCCCAAAGCCCTTCTGGCTGATAGGGGTAAACACTTGTTCCTCCAATTTTTGAAACTAATAGCCCACTGATAGCCAATGCATTGTCCCTTACCATTTCCGCAGTCATTCGCATACTAGGTCCTCGCGCCAATAGAATATTGTCCGTATCGATCTCCAACAATTCCGGGGTTAGTTCAGAGCTTTGCCGGTAGGTAGCAGACATAACGATTAACTTTTGTATTTTCTTGATATCCCAACCGGACTCCATAAACGCTACGGCAAGCCAATCCAATAGCTCAGGATGCGAGGGCAAACTACCCTGGTTGCCAAAATCATCAGAAGTGGCCACCAACCCTTGTCCAAAATGCATTTGCCATAAACGGTTCACAAAAACTCTGGCTGTTAACGGATTGTTCTTATCGAACAACCATTTGGTCAACCCTAATCTATTTCTTGGCAAATCTTCACTAAAAGGCATTACCGCTTCGGGCACGTCTGGCTGCACTTCTTCCGTAGGAGCATCGTACATCCCACGATCAAGAATATAAGTAGGTCTGGGCTTTGGCAAATCTCCCAAAACCATAATCTCTTTTATAGGTTCCAGTTCATCCATCTGTTTTTCTCTTTGTTCCTTCAGTTTAATCCTTGTCCTTTCCGTTTCCTTGTCTATACTCAGATAATAGAAATCCGTAATTAATTCCTTTTCACTACTTTTTACTCTATCCATTGCCGTTTTTGGGGCTATGCTGTAAAGCACTTCCAAATCCGATAGTTGCCGGTTATAAATCCTGAGATTATCCACACCGCCATCCTTAAAAGATTTAAACTTGCCACTTACCCCTACAGTGAAACCGTTAAATGCGTAGTTATGCGCATTTTTCTTGAACAGTATAGATTTATACAGGTTGTCTATTTCAATTTCTACCGGCACCTCTTTTCCGTTTACGTAAATATTGACCCCATCCGCTTTGCCCAACCCATCATAGGACACGGTTACGGAGCTCCATTCTTTCTCAGGTATAGATTCCTCCGTTTTTACTTGAATGGCATTGGATGGCCAGGAACGCGCAATTATAAACTTAAGCCTGTTATCCTCTAGATGCATGGAATACCCTTTTAGCCCTTGCCTAACTTCTTCGGAATGCGTGAAAATTGCGGCCTCTTCATAGTTTCTATCCGGCTTAACGGCTATGGAAACGGTGAAAGGATCGGATTGATCAAACCATCCTACTTTTCCGGGCATCCTCATAGTGGTATAATCACCAAGAAACACAGCTTTTCCGTTTATCCCATTCTCAATTATAGGCTCTTTGATGGTTACCGACCGTCCATCACCCCCACTATTTTCGGTACTGAACGATTTCTTATCTTCTGATGAAAACGAATCAAAATTTAAACTGGCCTGCAATCCTTTTTTTAAGCTTTTTTGCAACACTGTCTCCAGAACCAATGGTTTTTTAGACCAAGTACGTACCTCCTCAGGTGTTTCCTTTTCAACAGATATCAATTGTTTTTGTGTTAGATTGATATCCCTATCAATGAACTCCAACACCTCTTTTTGCTCGTCATTGGTCAATAAAAGTGAAGGTCCAGGTACTTGACCCGGCCCATACACTGGTGTCCCAATCTCATTTGTACTATTGAAAAATGCAAAAAGCTCATAATGGTCTTTTTGGCTGATCGGGTCATACTTATGGTCATGGCATCTGGCACATTCCACACTCAATCCTAAAAATGCTTTACCAACAGACAAGGTACGATCCGCCACATACTCTACCCGGTACTCCTCAAAAACAATTCCCGCTTCAGAGTTCTTTTTATGTAACCGATTAAAGGCCGTTGCTAAAATACTATCCTGCGATGGGTTTTCTATAAGGTCTCCCGCTAATTGCCATGTTACGAACTGCTCGTACGACATATTTTCATTAAACGCCTTTATGACCCAATCCCGATACGGACTAAAATCGCGATGTTTATCATCCAAATACCCATCACTATCCGCATAACGAGCAACGTCCATCCACTCGGCAGCCATGCGTTCTCCATAGGCAGGTGAAGCCAAAAGGCGATCTACCACTTTTTCATAAGCATCCGGCAATGTATCATTTACGAAATCCTGAATTTGCAACAAAGTTGGTGGCAACCCTATTAAGTTGAAACTGAGGCGGCGAATGAGATGTTCCTTTGAACCTTTTTGTGAAGGACTTAAGCCTTTACCTTCCAATTTGGCCAAAACAAATTGGTCAACAGTATTATTTGGCCATTCCTTATTCACTATGTTCGGAACGCCTTCTTTTTGGGGATTTATAAAAGACCAATGCGGCTTGTACTCCGCTCCTTGCTCAATCCACTTTGTGATGGTGGCTATTTCATTTTTGCTAAGTGTAATATTAAACTCTGGAGGCGGCATTGTGATGTCCGGATCAGTAGATAAAATACGTGTAACAACTTCGCTCTTTTCCGGTTTATTAGGAACAATAGGATGCTTTCCCGAACCTTCTAAAGCCTCATATGCACTTTCTGCAATATCTAAACGAAGGCCCGCTTTTTGATTTGCCATATCCGGTCCATGACAAGCAAAACACTTATCGGACAAAATAGGTTTAACATGGTAATTGAAATCTATTTTCTCTGGCAATCTAGCCATTGCCTCTTCAATTTCGTCAGGTGCATTCCATCCACAACTGTGTAATAACATGATGCAGAGTACAGAAAAAAATCTCGATAAGAATCGCATTGGTTTTGGAATTTTCTTCAATATACGACCGCATTTTAACTGTTAATGAGTTAAAAAACAGTTTCATTAACTGTTAATAATTTTAATTATCTTTAAAAAATTCCTTCTTTGAGGCTATGAATACCAAGGATTACCATACGTATGTCAATAAAATAATTTCCAGCAAATCTTTTGGCAATTCAACCACTTATGCCAATTTGCTCAGGTACCTCGTTCAATGCACTATAGAGGAAGACGTGCCAAAAGAAACCACAATTGCCACAGAAATATTTGGGAAAAAGGAATTTGACCCTTCTCAGAGTACACTCATTAGGGTTTACATTTATAATCTTAGAAAAAAACTGAGAACATACTACCAAAAGGAAGGGATAGAAGACCAGATTATTCTGCGCATTCCAAAGGGGAGTTACAAAGTAGAGTTTGATAGTAGAAAAAAAGAGCCCAAACCATCAAATAAAATCATAACCAAAAAACAGCTTCTATTTTTAGTCTCATCAGTTCTCCTTTTATCAATTATCGGAAATTGGTTTCTCTGGACAAAAAATAGGCAGCCAAACCCCTTTTCAGAGTCTGTCCTATGGACCGAAATTTTCAATTCAAAAAAACCAATGATATTGGTATTGGGGGACCTCTTTATTTATCGTGAAATTAATACCACTACCCATAAAGAAAAGGTTATTCGTAATCCCTTTATTAATTCAGAAACTCAACTCTACGACTCCCTTCCTTCCTCGTTGAAAAATGAGTATGAACCTATGGAGTATAGTTTTCTAATTAGAAATAGTACTGAATGGGTAAAGGACGTAGGTAAAGTTTTGACTTCAAAAGATAAA from Zobellia alginiliquefaciens includes:
- a CDS encoding DUF1553 domain-containing protein — encoded protein: MLLHSCGWNAPDEIEEAMARLPEKIDFNYHVKPILSDKCFACHGPDMANQKAGLRLDIAESAYEALEGSGKHPIVPNKPEKSEVVTRILSTDPDITMPPPEFNITLSKNEIATITKWIEQGAEYKPHWSFINPQKEGVPNIVNKEWPNNTVDQFVLAKLEGKGLSPSQKGSKEHLIRRLSFNLIGLPPTLLQIQDFVNDTLPDAYEKVVDRLLASPAYGERMAAEWMDVARYADSDGYLDDKHRDFSPYRDWVIKAFNENMSYEQFVTWQLAGDLIENPSQDSILATAFNRLHKKNSEAGIVFEEYRVEYVADRTLSVGKAFLGLSVECARCHDHKYDPISQKDHYELFAFFNSTNEIGTPVYGPGQVPGPSLLLTNDEQKEVLEFIDRDINLTQKQLISVEKETPEEVRTWSKKPLVLETVLQKSLKKGLQASLNFDSFSSEDKKSFSTENSGGDGRSVTIKEPIIENGINGKAVFLGDYTTMRMPGKVGWFDQSDPFTVSIAVKPDRNYEEAAIFTHSEEVRQGLKGYSMHLEDNRLKFIIARSWPSNAIQVKTEESIPEKEWSSVTVSYDGLGKADGVNIYVNGKEVPVEIEIDNLYKSILFKKNAHNYAFNGFTVGVSGKFKSFKDGGVDNLRIYNRQLSDLEVLYSIAPKTAMDRVKSSEKELITDFYYLSIDKETERTRIKLKEQREKQMDELEPIKEIMVLGDLPKPRPTYILDRGMYDAPTEEVQPDVPEAVMPFSEDLPRNRLGLTKWLFDKNNPLTARVFVNRLWQMHFGQGLVATSDDFGNQGSLPSHPELLDWLAVAFMESGWDIKKIQKLIVMSATYRQSSELTPELLEIDTDNILLARGPSMRMTAEMVRDNALAISGLLVSKIGGTSVYPYQPEGLWDEISNKPWRYKYKQQPGEGLYRRSLYTIWKRTSAPPSMQIFDGGDRSVCTVKRRETSTPLQALVLLNDPQYIEASYVLAESLIDEVEENKELQLKKAFQLSIGRKTSKEELSILKKFLDEELERFSNNKEDAIAYLNMGETKIKNTSDPVKVAALATVINGIMNTTEGFTIR